The genomic region tccaaaaaagtaaaaaaagagaaaattggtACCCTAAATGTGAATCAACGAAGATGGCCGCTACACGCAGCAAGGCGAAGCagtgtatttgaaaaaaaagaaaattgaaaaagaaaaaaaattggaggtggAGTTATCAATGACCGCCGACCACGCGACCgaaattgcaaaaagaaaaaaaaaagaaaaattttccaaCCTACTCAACCCTAACCCTACTTGAAGTAAATGGAAAGGGAGatgaacaaggaaaaagagcAAAACGTTTCtcaaagggagaaagaaaaaaaaaattttccaaaaaaattcaaaatttgaaaaagggaCGACCAAATTAATGGCCGCCGACCACGTGTTTGCCCTAACAGTTGaaaggcaaaagggaaaaaagggttTTCTTAGGTGCCTACACACTCCACAcgtggtgaaaagaaaaaaaaattcacacgGTAATTCAACGAGTGGTGAaaggcgaagaagaaaaaaattcacaagcTTAACTAATCGCGAGGTTTCACACGCTTAAGCTAACACGTgttcaaaaaaggaaaattcccACGCGGTGTCTAGGGACTAAAAGGGATGAGCCCAGAAAAACTCCCCCACAGAACACAACAAGTAAATACTTAAAGTAAGAAATATTTAACTTAGATTAAGAATACTTAAACGGTTACAAAGGACCATGAAGGGAATAGTCAGCCCGTGCTCTGACTTTATCTTTAAcaaattgaagttgaagaattgaaacacaCGGGAGGCACTGGTGAAACTTGTTGTGAACCGAAGGAGATGTATTTTGTGACTgactgccccttgccctctcttgcgagacggccaataggcctagggcggggcttacatacaagaaaaatgtacaatggtggccctctatcaaggaccacccaattcaaaagcaTTAAAATGGCTGGGCAGCCTCGggcggcgtccagaccgcgtcgtctgctgttgggaatctaATATATTCCCAACAGCATGAACCACTTCGATTAGTTTGGAGCTTCGGCTTGCAAATCCAACACTGCAATCTGGTAAAACAAGTCCACCTGTTTCACATTGGTGGTGTGGCTTTACCAAATGTTCGTCGTTGCTTTCGGCTAATTCatctttcaaaaattcttttagtaatGATAGCAACAAACTGAGTGCAGGAGCTGTAGCAGCAATCAAAGTCACTCCCTTGATCATGTAGGGCAGAGCTACTTTTAAGGACCGTTCTGTACCATCGGTGAAGACCGCACAGTGAAGGTTCTAAAACAGAAAACCTAGATTATTATATGTAGACATTTATGAAATACTACAAGATATTACTGGATTTTTCTTCATAATGCGACAGCAATAGTAGTGCATCATTTCCGCGTTCTCCCACTATGAGCAAATACCAATGGCCAAACGGGAACAACCTACTGTCCCTTCGCCGTGCTTGCTCAGATCAAgcaaattatttaatattGGTATCAGATTGCCTGTTGTCGAAATTTGGAATTAGGAACCTGTATGAGAACTACAGTAAGTCTTCGTTTGCCATTACGATACCGAAtgttaaacgaaaaacaaaaaataaaaatgataaaaaaatataacttcgtctgctaatattgacaagaaaaaaaaatcaatacttgAAAAGTCAGAAGTCCTGGCACGGGAGTCCTCTTGTCGGAAAGTGTAGCGCtcgttgggttcagcaacaatttacTGTTCCGCCCAAACGTCGGGGATCAGTAGTCTGAACGTCGATTGGCAGATGTCCTTTCGTCGTGGACCAGTTGTCCAAGTGTCGCAGTACAGAAGTCCTAGTGTCGGAAACCCTAGAGTCCTTTTGCCAAGTAGTCCAAAAGACTCTACGGAGTTGacccgaacggtcgagtcaactcgcggagaccatgttgcacttttgtagcagacgattttttgaaatgttaacttgtttcaattttttcaatttaaacaatggcAAATTATTTTCTTATGGACGGCAAGTCTGACGAGAACTATATTTTCACGGACTgtttaaataagaaagaaaaagttttaaagccaaaaacaagaatcaaCATAATATATGCCTTACAGATCATGcttgctgaaataaaaaagtatACTTATTTCAAATATCTTAATCATTTACTGTTTAATTTAAAGTTAACAATGGTTGGATTATAGTGTGGATGAGTAGGTGTCTTAATACCGAGTTAAAGTACAATGAACAATCCCTGTGAGCAACATGAACTTATAAATGCACATGACGCTGCATCATAGTACAACAACTCCTTACAATTCTCATTCTGTTAATTAATTTTGGTTAATCATTGattaaaaggaaagaaacagaTAAAAGGTTTGTCTACTCTTGTTGGCTAACCTTCAGGACACAGACCAGAACGAGCCAAATGTGAAGGCAAGCTGTCTCATGCAAATACATGAGGCAAAGGAACAGACACAATCATCCATAATACCATGTCATGGTAAGCCCTATAATAACAGTTAGTAATTATGGCAGTTATCAAAGATTCATCTGTTGACGCTTAAGCCGTACTAAAATAGCAACAAATGTTATACTCagttatgctgtttgaaattgAGTGCCAGTAATATCAAGCTGGATTATACATTCAACAATAGAATAGATGTGTCACCCACAATTCTAACTTGTATtactaaagaaaattttactATCCATTTCAACTTGCAGAAAAACCATCTAAAAGTGTAACAATTTCTTATCTGAGGGGAAAGCTTTAAATTAGATTAACTTAAACTTAGTACCTTAGAAAACACGTTTGTTAGGGAGAAAGACACTCAATAACTGTTTCACTAGCactttattttaaattgaCTGAACCTTTCAAAAAAGACGTCTGCTCGCGACAATTGGAAATTCAGAGAGATCGGCCACCAAGAAGGCTCTGTTAAACAGCGCCCCTAGTGgcacacacaaacaataaaTAGAAATCACAAAACTAAATGTCAAGAATAGCAGGTCTTCTGACGGGTCTTCCAAATCTGGAAACCCcgtagttgttttcttttttggaatcCACAACAAAAAGACACTGCTGCTTACACTGCTGCACATAATCTTTGTGGTGTGTGCCTAATCAACACCATAGGTACTGCTTTAATTTCGTGTGGGCACACCCTATGTGCAACATTTTTAGAGCGTGTCGGCCCTTTTTGTGCTGGGCGCTcattcaacaaattttaaaGATTTTCGTTCAATAACTTCTCACAGTTGATTTGAAAACAACATGTGCTTGGTGCTGAATATTGAAATAAGAACAAGTTTCATAAGTAAATACGTTCATTTTGGCTCTtacgaataaaataattttcacaAAGAATATGTTAGATGAATTTGTAAATATCGCAATCggtaaaataatattttacagCCAAAAAGTATAAATatttcataagaaaaaatgttacAGTTGTAATAAGTATCATAGATGATATGATAATAAGTGATGGAATGAtaattaaaagtaaaaagttTCGGATTTAATGCAAATTGGTAAACAACAGAAGACAATACAGCAGAATTGTTGGCAGGAAGGTATAGGTGTAGAAGACAGGGCTGGTCTTTCGGCTCGTTTTTCTAAGGGTTGTACAAGTTAGAATCGTGAGTTATCATTTATAGTATTATACGTAGGGTAGTTGCGGCAACACAGTTATTGACGTTCTGCGACAGAAAAACCTATCCAGCGTTTCTCCCATTAGTCGGCTATCTTTTCTCCTGCCCACAATTTCCAAACGAACCAAAAGGCATAAGTAGTCACGTTCCTCATTTCAAGGTAACGAATAACAGTATGGAGACGCTAACCTGAACAGGAATTTTCTAGGAACTTTCTTCATTGAATACTTTCCAGTCTGTCTTTGTAACATCCTTGGTAGCATCAGAAAATATTGTTAAAACTGATCAGATAATACAAACAGTACGGTATCTTATATGgaaataatattttgtttcattacctTATCTTCTTACAgaacaaaagatgattaaGGACTTTGGCTTCTTATCAGAGGCACAGTTaagccagtctaaatacataaataaaaaagtctgtaacaaatgggtaggtgtgtcgggctAAATTGAACGTATGGGTGGGTAAGtcggatttaaaaaaacgaaggggtaggtttgtcggACTCAACTAAACGAaagggtaggtgtgtcggtcTGTTCTAATCGATGGGGTACGTGTATCGTCCGGTTTCCAACGAAGACGTAAGTATGTCGGGCTGCTTTAATTGAAGGGGTTGGTGTGTTGTTCAATTTCCATCGAAGTGGTAGCTATGTCGGACTTTGTTAATCAAAGAGGTAGATGTGCAGATCAGTTATAAACGAACTGGTAGGTATGTCTGTCTTAATAAAACAAAGGATACATATGACGGCTGTAATTGTAGTATATTTATAATGGGGTAGATGTGACGGGCgcgtttttaattttttattgggtaAATATGTaggggtaggtttgtcgtttTTGGGGTACGTCTGTCGAGACCTCTAGGTACTTGTGACGGAGGGTACCACTGTCCTCATGCAGGGGCGGTGTTGCAAAGCCAAGGCCTAAGCTCCGGATCAACGTGCTATTTTACTTTCAGTCCGTCAAATTCGCCGATAATCTGCTCCGATTCTTGAGCTTCAGTTTGCTTTTTCTGTTGCACCATCTTTATTCTTATGTTCTTCACCTGTGCGCACATTTTAATGCAACCCAACTCAACTGCCTAAGCTAAGTAAGCAGTCTTCCTTGTTGCCAGCAATCACATGAAGCGTGACACATAAACTTTTCGTAGTTCCTTTGATCTTTATTTCGGATCTGAATTTTCCAAATAAAGGCAGTGGTGTTGATGATTGATAAGCAAAACTCTTCTTTATAGATTGCAACAACTTTTGTGACCCGATAGGTGGTTTTATTAATAAGAGTCACAGAAGCGCCACTATCGACCAGAAATTTGACCGATTGCTTCATGACCTCCAACTTGATTGTTGGTTGAAACTTGTTATTGGCTACAGTCTTGTTCATACACTCCTCTAATTCACTTGAGTCTTCATCAGAAGTGTCATGAAATCTCACCTTTCGGAATTGCTTCTTgtcctttcaatttttttgatTCGGGGTTCAGACATGCACGAGCAAAATGGCCTGCTCTTTTACATTTGTTGCAAGTCATCCCCTCTTTCTTGGCCGGGCAATCTTGAATCTTTTTGTGCCTGCTGCCACCACAGAAATTACAGGATTTCAACTCATTTTTTTCCGATGATTTGCTGTGTTGCTGGGGCTTGTTACCTCCTTTCGactttttgaatttgattttgttcaCCAACAATGAGTTCGAACCACCTCCTTcttctatttgttttgattaaaTTTTCGTTAACTCGTAGGTTGTTCCTTTTTCGAGCAATGTTCTCAGATCCCATGTTGGATTTGTTAGAGCTTCCGCTCTTAACTTCCGGGATTTGCATGTTAGGATGATCTGAGATTTCACCTCATCGTCTTTGTTGTAAAAATCACAACCTGCTGCTAGCTCCGATAATCTTGTGTGAAAGTGGTCCAGTGTCTTCTCACTTGCTTGCCTTGTTGACTTGAAGATGTGTCGATTATATGTTACGTTGATTTTCGGGTTGAAATGATCGTTGAAGGCTCTCTTTGCTGCCACGTAGTTATCTTCTGCGGCTTGATTTGCCTCAACGTTAGCCTCACGTGGTGTTGAGTTCAGGGGACTCCATCGAGACCGTTTCACTCATTCTTCTTGTTGATCAATTTCTAAAATATAGCAGATAAgattttgatttgttgttACCCAATTGTACGCCGTTTGATCCTCGTCGCCAAATGTATAGGGCTTGTGATGTTGGATGACTTGTATTTTGGGTGATGGTGGACAATAAAACACGAGACACTAAAATGCTTGTTCACTCATCTATTGCTTTcagcatacacacacattttttccccttccagAGTCTTCACCCCTTTAGCCCTCTCCGCGCCGCCTGACCTCTGGTGGATACTAAAGGTATCGAATGTGAAACTCTTCTGGCCTTACGCTTGGGAACGTTCTGCCATGAGCCGCTTACGAGCCGTTAGGCGACAAGAGCTGCAACATCTTTGGTCGCATTGAATCTAATGGGCCTGTGACACGTTTTTAACACAGGCCTCTACCGGCATTAATGGACAATatagcttgaaaaaaatgaaaatagaaggGGCTTGTTaagtattaattatttatttattatcgaTTGCCATTATCAGAAGGAGATAGCAGACAATACTTTGGAACTCTCAGGTTTCAGCCTTTGTTTATGATTCTTTTCCGTAAATAAGCAGCCTAGGCCCCGCCCCAGAAATATCGTTTGCGTCCGATATCACCCCCAAAACAACAGTGTTCtgtcgaataagaaaaaacttgcTTCGCTTGTAAACGAATACGAATAAGCCAAGTAAACGAATACGAAtaacgaataacgaataaaatgAGCGTTTTATTCGCGAATACGAATAATTTTCGAATAACgaataacaaataaattttcgaatcaaatatcgaataaaaatggcatttagcctaccttcagaaaaaaaaacaggacagcAATCAAAACAATACTGCCTGCCGTACAAGAAAATTACTTATTCGAAATTGTATTCGAAATCATAAAATACGAATTTACAACGAATAAGAATAACGAATACGAATAAggacttttttatttgacgaataacgaataaaatattcgagtttttgcgttattctattcgaaattttattCGAAAGTCTTATTCGACATAACACTGCAAAACTATGCCCAGTATCTCCCACCAGaaagacattttttaaaacgcttATAAATCTTAAACTACTTatcctaaaaattaaaacaaaccgGGGAATTGGATAGGGAAAGattagttatttttctttattaacaAGGCCGTTTTTCATTAAGTGGTTTTCTACttgtataaaaaaatgtacaaaccaaaaagataaaataaatagctgtattttctattttagagataactacacgaatatttgtattatctttttgaaatttttgcccTAACTATGGAATGGAATTTCCTACTTTCCGAATTACCAATCTGGTACGTGTCCAGTTTGGGTCTGCTCTCCCTTACAAGACATAATTTTGACTAAGTTATTATTTACACCAAAGGTATACACATTTGCAcgcacccacacacacacacacactaatttAATGAATGCACGCTAGTAATAACTTAGGCTTATCAAGGAAAATTGGTAATTAAACTCGTAGAAGCTCCGCCGGCACCTTGGGGGAAGTCTTGCTCACGTTCAGCCACCGGCAGGATGGGGTCAAACCGGACGTTCAGATATTGGTCATGGTTGGTTGGTCAGGTTCTTAAATGGAGGATCAGGGACTTTGTAGTGTTTCCCACTTAGATGCTGGAAACGTTTCTCCGCAGGAAGGGTAGCTGGCGCATTCCACTTACGCTTGGCCGCCAgataatttgatttttctcgAGATGGTAACTAGCGCACCAAATATTTAGACTTTCCATCCTTGATACGCTTCTCGACAGGAAGAGTTGCTGGGCCATCATCTGCCCGCTTACGCTTAGCCACTGATTTGGCCAGTACCACCGTATGATTGGCAGGTGTTTAGGAAATACTAGGAGCTTTAGCCTTAGCCACTCGTTCGGACGCTACCATAGTAGAACTGACAGGCGCCTGTGAAAGAATAGGAGCTTTAGTGTTAGCCAAATTTGTATGGATACTTACCTTTTGCTCAGCCGCAGCCTCAGCCGCAGCCTTAGCATCAGCCTCAGCCTTAGCCTCGGCCAATAGTGTTTGCTGAACCCGCTTTTGCGTAGCCTCCAACACGTTTCTCCCTTCTTGCGATTGTACCCCTGCCATCCGTATGCGTATAGGATTTACGTCCCTGTATGTTTCCTCCACAGGAAGCAGTTTTCCCGGTGGTAACTGGCGCATCCTATCAGATTCTGGTTACGGCAGCATAGGTATCCATATCCCTGGCAGCCGATTTAAAGCAACCGACACTGCGAGATATGGTTGAAAGATTGGCATTTTCTTGTTAGCTTGTGAATAGTTTAGAATGTGAGTATTGAATATTGGGAGTAGGAGAGGTCTGCCTAGCTATTTGTTAGAAAGTTCAGCAATTAATCTTCGCTGCTTTAAAAACTCGGATAGACGATTGTAGGTAATGCATTCCGCATGGCGCACAGGCCATACGCGACTGTTCATCCTTGAAAAGGCCAATAAGCCCTTGCCCGTGCAGTCTGTACACAATCCGGCGactttaatttaaattgctcATAGTCCGCCATGGCTCGGCACTCCCGCCACTCGCCTCCCCGTCAATAGGGGGTGGGATGGCCTGCGGGAGCAAGCAGGCCACCATTTTGGCGATTTACACTCAAGGACGTATTGCAGACCAAGCAAAGCCTGAGTTGGGCATACTGCAGCCAGTCTCACCTGAAGCGCACAGGTTCGTCTCGAGACTAGCCCCATTGCCGTTAGAAGTTATTTTAAATGGCTCAATGCAATTTACTTAAATAGCACGGCTACTACTTCCCGTTATAATGTCGGTTGTAATTGCGCTGTCGTCGGTTCAAATCGCGCTTCTTCCCGCTTGATGTTTTCGGCCAGCGCCACCATGGGATGATATCGAGATCTTCGGTCCTCCTAATATAGGAGAAGCAGTCCTGTATTGACGAAAAAGTTTGGGAGAGCTTCATCTTTTGGCCACCAGGTGGCCAATTTGCTATACCTTTCCCTTGTTAGCTACAGATATAGTTTCGTCTCCTGTTGTTTACTTGCTCTTTGTTTTGAGCTTTCGATCTGCCACCGTGTAGAAACTTAATGTTTAGATTGTTTGGGAAAAACTAGTCCCGAATATGATATGGAGTCTCAATGGAACTTTTCAAGTGACGGGTTGTGTTCCCTTTTCTCCTCTCTGGCGCTCTAGTGAAACAAAGAAAGGTGTATAGTGTTACcaggatatatatataaatatatatacataaaacgCCTAcctccgtttctttttctcactcTAACCCTACAACGACCCTATGCAGAGCCCAGCAGGGTCCGCCAACACCCCATAACTACCGTGTGCGGGTCACGCTTCCTGCCCAAAGATGCACCACCATCCCACTAAAAGAAGCCTTCTACTCGACAGCGATGAAGAATGGCCGCCAAACAACAACCTAAATGGCAATCGTTCAGCGATAAGCTTTCCCTCCTGTACTACTCAAACTGACGGACAGAAAAGCAAATTTTAGACAGATGGACATGGCCGAGCTTAAAGCCATCACCCAAGAAATTGCCGCTCAAGTAGGCCAACCGAAACTCTCTTACTGTCCAAGACGGGGCGATCTGTTCGTCTATCCCATTGACGCCGCTCAGCAACAGGCCCTATTAAATCTGTCTCAGGTGGCCAACCGGTCCATAAGCGCTGCTCTACCCAACTCTATAAACGGAAGTAAAGGCATAATCCACAGGGTCCCCACATCGGAAACAGAAGCAGGCTTACTCGAGCTTCTTGGCCTCGAGCGATTCACAAGAACAGTAGCCGGATTTAGAGAACCTTCAGGTACCGTCCTAACATTCGAACGGGCCCTTCCTTCCAGGGTAACCCTGATAGCCTTAAGCTTCCAGGTGCATACTTACTACCCGAGTCCTTTCAAATGCAACAAATGCTGGAGATTTGGCCACACCAGGAACCACTGTTCAAGTAAGGATGATAAATGCAAAAACTGCGGAGAAACCCATGCTGCCACCTACTTCTGTTCACAAAAATgcatcaacagcaacagccTCAGCCATCCTTCCGACTCAAAGGAATGCCCCGCCTACACTGAAATACACTCGTTGATCAAATATGTCACGGATAACAATATATCTATCCCTGAGGCACGTGCTAAAAGGCTCACGAATTATAGCTCAGCCGTATAGAGACCTGCGACGCTTCCCGCTCAACGAAACTACTCTTCTGAAGTCGAGATCCACAAGGAAAATATCAATCAGTTAAAAGAAGACATCCAATCACTGCAAAACACCACAATCCGGAATCTACAGACTAAAGCTGACCACGCCGCCACGGATGCCGCTAAAGCCAATAAAAGAATTGACTCGttcgaagaaaaattttatggCAGATTTGACAAACTGACGATCCTTCTCAAACGACTTCCACCCCAAAACAAGGCCGCCCATAACTCCTCTAACTCCGAATCCGAATCTAGCGATTCCTATTCTTGCCACAAAAACCCCGTCTCACAAATTTATGCAAGGATGGACTACAACCCCACACATTCACTGCACACAGAAGCAATATCGAAGAAGGatcgtaagaaaaaaaataaactaaaatgACCGAACTTAGAATACTCCAATGGAATGCGCGCGGCCTCACGAAAGCCCGCCTCACGAATTCCGCAATCACTTAAGCTTAGCTTAACCCTCCATTGTCTCCTATGTGAAACCTTTTGAAACAATAAATTCAATGTTAAGTTCAGATCATATAACGTCATTAACAAACGCCCCGACAGACCAGCTGGCGGAGTACCCAGACAACACGTCTGGTTTTTTTCCGGGATAAGAGATGTCTTTTCGAAACCGTAATGTAAGACCGGAAAAAGACAGCTTTTATCAGGCCCAGACTGGTTCTTTTTTGCCAAAACGTACGGTCCGAAGAGCAATAAAAGATACGTTTTTTATCGGGTCTAAACTAGGCATATTCTACGACCTTACGCGGTTCGAAACGCTGTGAAAAAGGCGGCTTTTACTGGGCCGAAATCAGGCTTTTTAACCAAAATACACATGGTCTGAAACCACGCCTGGTTTTTTCCGGGATAAAAGCCGTCCTAAAAACCTTATATAGGaccggaaaaagaaagattttatCGGTCTCAAACTAGGAACATTTCACGACTTTACGCGGTTCGAAACCCTGTGAAAAAGACGTATTTATGCCTTATCAAATAGTTTACGAGGATCAAGCTATTGAAATAAGTGTAAGCTAGAATAAAGAGAGTCAGGAAAACATATATATTaatttagcataagaaatgctcaaaacaagcattagttatCATAGGACTTCAAtatcaaataattcatttccttaaaaaattttaaaatcatacttaagtttggagtcttaaaaaaatttagcacAATTGGTTTAATTACATTTAAGGAAACTAGGGTTTCCTTAATTTCGACTAcatctttatgtttttaaaatcctGTTTGGGATCTCTTGTCGaaaaaacttaagtatttTCCTACATTTCTCTTGTCTTGCTCGGGAATACTAGTTTAATCATGTGTAAAATGGCCTAGTGGAAAGAGCATCTGATAGAGGTGCGGGAGACTCGtgttcgattccatccatgcAAATCTTTTTTCACTTTGCCTTTAATGTACGGGCgggaaaaaaacttttattgtCCCAATAAAAAACGTCTTTAGGCCCGACCAAGAGACGTCTTTGGGCCCGCGTCACGATACAAAAAACCTACCTTTGGTGGTCATAAATACCAGAATTGGTCGCCTTTCAGACCATTCTGGGACGTTTTTAATACGGTAGGCACAGTCCCGTTGACTAGGACAAAAGACGTCTTAAAGACGGAAGTGTGCTGTCTGGGTAGCCATCCTAGTCCACCAATCTATTCCATTCACCTAGCTCATCTTAATTAATACCCCCCAAGATCGAGGCTGCAGGTATCACAATCAACGCCAAGAAGTACAAGGCAACTATTAGTTACCTCCCCCCAGAGTCGTCGCCTCGATTTTCCCATTAACTCTTATTGTCACATGCAATAAACTGTAATTCCTTTCCCCAGTGACTAACATTAGTTCTAGGGAGTCCAACGCCCCAACACCTCCCTTCTAAGTTTTAAACGTATGTTTGCTTTCGAGGGTCGATTATTAGTCTTGGTGTTGGTCTGGGAATTCTACTGGAGCGGAGGCACGTTGTACTGGGAGAGGCTACAGGTTGATTTCCTGGAATCAATTGCTGTTCCTCCCTGGTCTCTTCCGTGATGATGGGTGTAGGATTGTTATTCTTCTCCCGCTCCGCTGGGACTGCAAAGTATTCGTCCCCTTGTACGGGAGTTGTCACCTGCTCCTCTTCGGCAGACATGACCGGTTGAGTTTCGTGATGTTGCGGTGTTGATTTCTCTTTGGTGTTCGTATCTTTTGGTAGATCGAACATCTGCCACAAGTCTGTCTCTGCCGTAACGTTCCCTGCCTCCTCTGACTGTGCCCTAAGGCGAAGCTGGTTTGCGTGACGAATCCATGTACCGTCAATCACTTCCACTACGTAGATCGTGCGTCCCcgttttcaatgatttttccCGATATCCATCTAGGTCTTTGCGGACGATAATCACGGGCGTAAACTAGCTGGTCTACTTCAAAACTTTTCTCACGCGCGCAATGCTTTTTTCTGCATTGTTCTTCCATGTTCACATCTTTTTCTCCCGTTGTGTTATCTTCAAAGGTGTTCAGGCTTGCTAATGTCGATCTTAAAGGTCGGCCAATGAAGTTTTCTGCTGGGGACAGCTGATTAGGTGCGAATGGACATGGCGTCCTGCGGTAGGTAAACAAGAATGTCTGTAAAGTTTCGCCTACAGCTCCCTCTActctcattttcttcaatGCTCTTTTAAATGTGTCGACAAATCGCTCTGCCTGTCCATTCGATTGCGAGTGAAACGGCGGTGATCTGACATGTTGGATGTTGtgtttttcacaaaattcTTGGAACACTGCAGCCGTGAATTGGGTTCCGTTATCCGAAATGAGCGGATTTGGGTATCCAAATTGTGCGAAGATCTTGCGTAGTTGGAGGATCGTGGCTTCTGTAGTTGCTGAGGTCATCTCGATGATCTCTGGCCACTTAGAAAAAGCATCAACTACCACTAGGAACATTTTCCCCTTCAATGGGCCAGCAAAATCTATATGAATTCGTTGCCAGGGGCTCGTAGTTTTAGGCCACGAACTTAACTCGTTTTTAACAGAATTTTTAGCTGACTCCTGACACCTTGTGCATCTTCCCACCAAGTCTACAATGTCTTGATCGATGTTGTGCCAGTACACATAGCTGCGCGCTAACACTTTCATGCGAGTGGATCCAGGATGACCTTCGTGTAACATGGTCAACACTCGATGTTGCAAAACTTGAGGAATCACGATTCTGTGACCAAAGAATAAACAATTCTTTATTGCCGAAAGCTACTCCTTTCGGTTACGGAATGCAGCTAGCGCAGATCCTGGTTGACCCTCCTGCCAACTTCCTGTGTTCACTCCCTTTATAATTTGGGGTAACACTGGATCATTATGTGAAGCTTTTGCGATTTCCCATGCCGTGACGGGTAATGCTCGTAGTGCTTCGGCCCATACCGCATTAACATCCCGTTCAATTTTTGCGATAACCATATCTTCAG from Daphnia carinata strain CSIRO-1 chromosome 6, CSIRO_AGI_Dcar_HiC_V3, whole genome shotgun sequence harbors:
- the LOC130692636 gene encoding uncharacterized protein K02A2.6-like; the encoded protein is MGIDPDDVTIKYQKTTDFGQVAALSRLMDKERAQPEDMVIAKIERDVNANCLFFGHRIVIPQVLQHRVLTMLHEGHPGSTRMKVLARSYVYWHNIDQDIVDLVGRCTRCQESAKNSVKNELSSWPKTTSPWQRIHIDFAGPLKGKMFLVVVDAFSKWPEIIEMTSATTEATILQLRKIFAQFGYPNPLISDNGTQFTAAVFQEFCEKHNIQHVRSPPFHSQSNGQAERFVDTFKRALKKMRVEGAVGETLQTFLFTYRRTPCPFAPNQLSPAENFIGRPLRSTLASLNTFEDNTTGEKDVNMEEQCRKKHCALEVIDGTWIRHANQLRLRAQSEEAGNVTAETDLWQMFDLPKDTNTKEKSTPQHHETQPVMSAEEEQVTTPVQGDEYFAVPAEREKNNNPTPIITEETREEQQLIPGNQPVASPSTTCLRSSRIPRPTPRLIIDPRKQTYV